GACTTGAACTGGATTAATCGAGATCCATTAGACTTCCTGATATCATGTATgcaccacaaaaaaaaaagacagagaGTGAGGGATTGGATCTCGTTTTATTCATGGCCTACTAAACACAAGGCCCATGGGCTTTTATATTACAGGCCCGTTCAAAGGCCGGGGGAGAAGTTTGGTAAATTTTCATAGTGCACCTATAATTGATTCTACATTACTACTATTCGCTCCCTGAATGTTACCCCATCTCAAAATGCACCTCaaagtttattttctttattgtaCTTTActatttcttaattaaaataaaactttAATGTGTGTTTGATAACACAGATCAAGtgctaaaaattaaatttataggaCTTAATTAGATTCATTCATTTTTAGTTTATGCGCAGCTAccccaattttttaatattttcagcTCTGCCCCTAATGTTTTGAGAATTCCAAAATGGTCCATTTACCCATAatacgagagagagagagagagagagagagagagagagagagagagagagagagagagagagaggaggacgGCTCAACACGAGGTGGCGGTGGTGGCCGGGATCGAGGCCACCATCACCCTCGATtgtccttctctctcttcaatgAGCCACGCCACCCCTACCGACGACCTCGCTTTAGCAATGGCGGTTACGATTGGAGCCACAACTCCCCCTTCAATCTCATTGTTGTCTcctccttttaattatttttcagtaatcgtaaaaaaagatataatatTAACATACTAGAGTCAACGTGTAAAAAAGGTGAATATTGGGCTGGAAGATAAATATAAATCTAAAACAGTTCTCGGCACTTAATTTTGCCgaataattttcttaaaaaaaaaatttaccaaataatttttacttgatcaattaagtacttatttcattaatttaaacaCTTCAATCAACTTTTACAaatttaagcacttaattttcAACACTAATTTTAAGTGCAAAGGAACACACACTTACACTTCACAGCAAATTtcctggaaaaaaaataacaatccATATCAGCTGGGACAATTAGATAGCTTCGTCATTTCCATTGGTACATATTGGATGGTGAAGGCTTCTGCGAATAAATAACTGATGGCTTGGGAACTGTTTATATGTCAACTggaagaatggctcgagccttccGCAGTCGCGCAACAGCTTCCCCGATTTCCATCCTGTCATTTGGCAATGAAGCCGAGCGAGCAAGCAAGCCCAACTCGGAGGATTGATGCCAAGCATTCGAGGAGGCTGCTGTGTGGTTCTAAATCCTGTCCTCCTATATGAAGCATTGGGTCTACAACTTGCAGTAGCTCATGAGTAAGAGATGTCTCGACAAACTCCCGAAGGCCGAAGTTGCCTCCAAACATGGGCCCAGTGGGTCTCTTTCCAGTGAACTGTTCGAGCGTGAGAATCCCAAAGCTGTAGACATCGCCCTGTGTTGATACCTCCCCGCCAACACCGTTCTCTGCATTTGAAAGTTGTCATGATCCCTCAGAACTTATCATAAACAGCTAAAGCTTTCAACaagaatatttcaatttttcttggCTATTGGGATAAATATGTCCATGAATATAGTTTAGCGTTTACCTGGTGCAACATAGCCGATAGATCCTCTAATCCCAATCATGCTGCTCAATGTCGTCCCAGATGATCTGTCCACAAAAAATTTTGCCAGCCCGAAATCTCCCATGTGTGCCTAAAAAACACCATCGATAAGAACATTGCTTGGCTTCAAATCGCAGTGAACTATGGGCACTTGGCACTGATGGTGAAGATACACCAGTGCAATGCCCACATCAATGGCTATGCTTAACCTCTGAGCTAAACTGAATGCCATGTTATTCTCCGGTCCTATCTCAGCTGAGACTGGGTGCTACCATTTCTCGATGCTCCCATTCGGCATGAACTCAAACACCAAGGCCTTGAAATCCTCTCCTCAGAAATCAATGGTCGAACAGGCAGTGATAGTCTTCACGAGGTTCCGATGGCAGATGTTCCTCAGGGCTTCACACTCAGCCATGAAGTTCTTGCCTGCCCCCCGTTCTTCAAGTTCGAGTACCTTTATGGCGACAACTTGCAAGGTTCCGGGCAGAACCCCTTTGTAGACTGCACCAAAGCGTCCTTCACCAATAATGTTTGCCGGAGAAGACCCATCTGTAACCTGAGAAAGTTCCGCATAAGAAAGCTGAGGGTGATGATTCTCAGGCAAAGAGTGAATAGTTGTTTTCCTTTTCGACTTTTTGGATCTATAGAGAACCATTGAGATGATCCCTGCTAAAAGTAAGATGGTGGAGATTGAGATACTAATGGCCAAAACTGTCCCACGAGACACTGATCTCCTATTATTCTTCCTTACTGCTTCGCATTTCAGCAACTTCAATGTTGGAGGTCCTCCACATAACTTATTATTTCCAGTAACTGAAACCGCACTGAGGTTACGAAAGACTCCTCCCTCCGGCACTTGGCCCTCTAACATCTTGGAAAGATTGAGATTCTCTTTGGAAGTGAATTCAGCCAAAAATCTTGGAATCTGACCCGAAAATTTGTTCCGAGAAAGATCGAGTAACTGTAGGCCTCTCAAGTTCATCATAGAAAAGAAGGAATGGTCCGACTAAGTTGGTTATCTTCCAGGCTGAGCGATTCCAACACCACACAGCTGCCCAAGGCGGGTGGAATTTCTCCTAATAATGTTATTCTTGGAAAGATCCAAAATCCTGAGATTCACCAGGGTGCCCACCTCTGATGGAATTGGACCGGTAAAACAGTTTTGTGCTAGGTGTAGACCTGCTGAAAGCGAAGAAAGATCAAACAGTTCTTTGGGCACAGTGCCGATGAGTCAATTCTGGGACAGAGATAGTTCATTGAGATATGTGGCATGTGCAGTTCCCAATAGAAGCAGGAATAGTTCCCTCTAGCATATTCTCTCCTAGGAAGATCTGATTCAGGGAAATCATAGTCCCGATGGATGATGGAATTATTCCGGAGATATTGTTATGGTGGACAGAGAATTGATGCAGGATGGAAAGTCTCCCGATGGAATCGGGAATTTTTCCTGTAAACAAATTGTCATACAATGCAAGAAGCTTCAAGTTTACCAGGTCCCTATACCAGAAGGTATCATTCCTGATACTAAGTTTTGGTCCAGCCGAAGTGAAATTGGATTCAGAGATGGGGTGTGTAATTGTCGTTATCCTCTGATCCCTGAAGTTGTATCCTCCTTTTCTCCCCATGTGGTAATCATTCGAGAGAGATTTGTTTGATTTCAcaatgtaattttaaaatcacactttaatttaattctacccacaataaaataaaataactcatacaaagtcaaaggatgGACCTCATACATAACTATTTATacaactctttttcaaaatcaaaatctgattttaaaatattacttacaaaccaaacgcagcagaATTCTCTGATAACCTGTTGGATAAATTTTCGGACTCGAACCCATATGCaatccaaaagcttaagccaatgggttactgggcctttgtcttttataaacttttctcatattttcctTTCAACCGGTGTGGGATATTTTTGTCCTCTCTCACACTCCCTAATTTTTCTCCAACatcccgccctcacgtggtatCATGTCGTCTTACACGAGACACGTGACCTTAATCAATCGACGGGACCACACGACTTAATCACACCCGCCCTTACTTCAATGTCCCGACATCGGACACAACAGGTGCATGCTTGAGCCGCATGTTACGCTTACACTCGAGCCTACAGGTCACACAAACCCTCGCATACATGCGCATTATGCACACCTCACGACACGAAGCCGCCCTACACATCCAGGATTATAACcatgggctctgataccaattggataaatttttaaataaaatgggcCTAATTCGGACTCGGATTCATATGCAATCCAAAATCTTAATCCAATGGGTTACTGAGCCTTtgtcttttataaacttttctcatattttcctTTCAACCGGTGTGGGACATTTTTGTCCTCTCTCACACTCCCCAATTTTTCTCCAACATAACCGTTGACACCCTTTTTGGTACTAGTCTCTACGGGCTCACTTACTGTCTTTAGTGTAACCCAGTTTATTGATGTAATACTCGTGAGCTTTATGGGCCCCTTATCCTGAGCCCATATCATCTGCCTGCCCCCACCCCAACCTCAACCCCCCACCACCCACCCCCAACCCCCCCAAAGCCTGTGTTTTCATGGAAAACGCAGGATTGGTTCATGTTTTTTTTGGTTCGGGCAGTATGTACTTTAGAATATTCTTTTGTGACCACACCTGAATCAGTTCAGTGCAGTTGGTTAAGGAGGTAAGGAATCTCAAGTCATCACCATCTTCTGTTCCTAGTAAGTTCGGACCAAAAATTAGACTCTGCACTTTCTTAAGGCCTCCAAGGTCTGCTGGAACTGACCCTGTAAAGGAGTTATGACCTACATCAATCTGTACAATTTTCGAGGCATTCCCTATAGAGGCCGGAATTGGTCCTGAAATCTATTAATGCTGACATACAGCCCTTTGGAGTTTCGGTAATATCAAGAACAAATCAGAGGGAAGTGGCCCACTCAGATTGTTGTTAGAAACCAAGATCATTGCGATGGATGGGATATTAAGGATTGAGGTGGGAATGGGACCAGAGAGATTGTTATTCGATAATTGAAGGAATTCTAATTTGGATAACTTCCCAAGTTCTGGCGGTGTGCTTCCTTCGATGTGATTCAAAGCTAGATAAAGATGGGTTAGAGTAGAGAGGTTCCCAAGGGAAGGTTAGATTTCACCAGTGAAACGATTCATGGAAAGGTTTAATTTGTTGAGGTTTACAAAAGAACCGAGTTCATGTGGAATTCGAACCCCGGAGATTGTTTCCAGCCAAAAACAAGGTCGTCAGGTCATGGCAATTAGTCAGATTCCTTGGCAGCTCTCCTTCAAAAGAATTGTTAGTCAGCTTAAGGATTCGTAGCCTCGATAAGTGACTTATCTCTTGGGGAAGGATCCCATTAAATTCATTCCTGTTGAGGTGAAGCAGAAGGTAAGGTTCCCTACATGAGGAGACAAAGAACCTACCAATTGAAGCGACGGGAGCTTCAGCTGGGTCACCCGCTGATGCTTTTTCCCACAGGTCATACCATTCCAAGCACAGAAATGGACCGAATCATTCCACGATATGAGGGCTTCGAGAGGGTCCAAGGTTATCTGCCTCCTAATGGCAAGTAAAGCTTGGTAGTCTGTTTCATTGGCAAGATTGGGAGCAGTTTTAGCAGAAACAGCAATTAGGCAGAGGATGAGAGGAAGGATGAGAGAGCGATTCGGGAGCTTCCGGATCATTGGTTGTAAGGGTGCGGATAGTGAAGTTGTAATCAATCAGAAGGAAAGCTGCCGCTGCTGCATATGGATATTACCTTATATAGTATATCAGATTGTACTTGCTCCCAAAAGTTTATGCTTTAATATTACTTTTGGCCCGTTAATTTATTCAGTTCTTCTCAGCTTTTGTTGAATTTTTGACTCAGTATTCATATGACTAATAAGAGAAATTACGTGTCGATTGGATGGCGAGAGCTAAAGACACTTTAGAGAATAAATGAAACATCTCAAAGGACTGCATCAATGAACCAGCATCGACACAATCAAGGGAGCGTGGATATCATCGCCATCATTCAAGCATTGTAGTTTTAGTTAGTATCCCATGATAACACTGAGTGCGAAAATTTCAAACTGTAAGAATCTATCACACACAATCTCTTACAATAACaagattaaaataatatttgttaTTGATAGTGGCTTGACAAGAATTTTCTGTGTGATATATGGAAAGTGAACTCCATTTCCGAGTTCATGATGGATCTTTTTGACTTGTAGTAGTTTGGGGTGTATTATTGCATGCAAGTAATCAGTAAAAATCCCGCTTTTcccataaaaattaataaaattggtCGAGAAATATAAGGATTTTCTGTACAAATacaaaacattaaaaaaatacaaggtCCAACAACTACGTAAAAATTCCTAATGGATTCGTTTCCGCCACACCACTCTAACCAGTGAAAAACAACTAAGAAAATAGATTTCGAGGATGAGCTTGCAGTCTAATGAATAACCATAAATTTAAACTAGCCGGTTCAATgatatcataaaaaatattgtcGAGATTTTAAGAACTTAGATCATTCAAGTGCCCCTTCCAATGTCTGACCGTAGTCGTGGCTCCAAACTAACAACCTCTCTGCTAGTCATTTCCGACTATTGGGTTCAACGACTGGTTCAAAGCGCTACAACACTTATCAACTTCCATCAAACTCTCATTTTAGATCTCAAGACCTTAAGTCTCATATTCAAATGTCATAATTGATCGTATAAAAGTATAGCGAAaacaacatatatatctattttttcctataatttttcccttttttttccgcCAATTTCTCTCTTGGCTCCTGTTTCTCCTAACACTCTCTCTGTATGTTTTGGCCGTGAAGATGAAACTGCTAGAAGAATAAAAAAGGCGCCATGAAAAGAAGCAAAAATTTACGATGTGGAAACGTTGATAAGGATGATCAAGGAAGCGCTGAATTGGCTGAGCTCAAAgggaaaaataaggaaaatgaTTACCCATGATGAGGAAAAGAACGTCACAAAGAGGAggttaatttcaaaacacaTTCAAGGTATCAAAATGCTTCCTATGATTTTATTTGTCTCAACATACTCCCCAAGAATGGGTAACATCGATCGATCGGTAACGGTTTGGAAGGAAAGTGGGTTATGTACAATTTTCATGACTCTTAAATGAGGACCCCAGTAGAAATTTAACATGTGCGAGCCCAGATACTTCTTTGCTTATGTGAAattatttcttcttccttATTGAGCAAGAAGAATTGCAGTAGAGAAGAACAATTTAGTACAAACTGAGTTTTTCGGTTAAAGctaaataatttcttttcgcCTCTTGTTGGACATTTTAGGATGGGCACAACCTCGGCAATGTTTCTTGATCTTCTAATTCATGGATTAGATCTGCTACTTGTTTATTACACGTTGCAGTGACTAAAGAGTTATTTTGAAGCTAGCGAATAATCTGAGCCTCGGTGCAACTAATCGAGTTTGAAGCGAATAATCTCTTCTTCTATTAGTAGGAGCCATGCAGAATCTGCAGCAAACATCGCAGAGTGCTTTGCTACAATATGATCTCTTTACAATATGTCACGACCTGAAATTGAGTCCCGCTAAAATCCTCAATAATCCATCAAACAATTAATAGTCCGTTTTAAATTTTCACAAAATCTCCAAATCTCAACAAACTACACCAGCCAACTCAATTTTGAATAAATCCCGAGAAAATAACTAGTCTAATATATGACCTGGAATAgtctaaaatcaaaattttcaggTGATAACATATTTACAAGAATCCTGTCCCAAACTTCCTTATGTCAAACTATACAGTCTTCCGATCTAATCCTAGATGTCAAAAATGATTCTTTAACACGGCTAGGCTACTCCCCACTTATCTGAAAAATTATACGCGGATCTCGGTAAGGACAAAATTCTAGAGtaaaattatacttttgaAATTACACAATATTAGTCTAACCCTGAATCATCTAACAAGGtaaacaataaaagaaaatttccttTTACCTTCCACAGACTTCTTCATAGCACGTTATGACTAATTTTCGCATTAAAACTCAGTAAAACCAAATTCCCTTATGCACTAAGTCAACTTTCAGGAATCTCTCctaatttttcatttcaaattcAGAAATTCAAGCTATAAATTCACCAGAAATACATAAtcaaacaaaagaaactcgTGAAAAATAGAATCATCCGCACACCTACGCACACCCATAACCTAATTACAAGTCTTCCTTTGGAATCTTTCTTACTCCCAGCCCCATTACACTCCCGCATGCTCTATCCTCATCGCCCTCTTGACTTCCGTCGTCGCTCTTCTATGTAAGTTGCAGCTCCGAGCTTTCTCTGTCGAGTTCTCGCTCCCTTTCTCCCACTCTCTTGTTTTCTCTGGGacagatctctctctctctctctctctctctctctctctctctctctctacctctGTATCTCTCCTTCGAACAGAGCAAAGGAAAACGAAACCCATTCaacaaacaaaaagaaaactaaataAGAAATGTAGCTGAGGGCGGTGGAAGAATTAAGGGGAGAAAAGTGTTAGTCTTATGGACCGGGCTCATATCCCTTTCGAATTTAACAagcccatatatatatgtgtgtgtgtgtgtgcgccAAAATGAATGTGTATGTTCAACGGTTGAAGATTGTTCAATGTCTCCGTGGTAGCATCAATGTTCTGATTGTGCAACGTGACTCCATTTGTTGGTTTGCACAGAACGAGCAACAGAATAAACAACATATAATTACTTGGAAATGCACTCAAAAACACGCAAATCAAGTTATCAGTGGCAGAACTTCCAACTGTTACACGGATCTTCTTTATGCTGGGAACGTCCCGTGTACATGCAGCAGCACGTATACAGCATATGAATAGCAGCTAATGGGTGACTACACATGAGTACCTAGTAGTATTATCGAGGACATCACGCGCCTTGGAGAGTTCTTGGAGAGCTTCTCCAATGTCCACCCTCTCTTTAGGCGAGGAATTCGAGCACTTGAGGCCT
The sequence above is drawn from the Punica granatum isolate Tunisia-2019 chromosome 5, ASM765513v2, whole genome shotgun sequence genome and encodes:
- the LOC116207898 gene encoding putative receptor-like protein kinase At3g47110 is translated as MGRKGGYNFRDQRITTITHPISESNFTSAGPKLSIRNDTFWYRDLVNLKLLALYDNLFTGKIPDSIGRLSILHQFSVHHNNISGIIPSSIGTMISLNQIFLGENMLEGTIPASIGNCTCHISQ